The Jiangella sp. DSM 45060 genome contains the following window.
CGGTGCGTGCGTGGCGGGGTGCGCTGGCCCAGAGGCGGTGGCGGGTGAACGGTTGGGCGTTGGCCCGGGGTTCGGTGGCGAGTGCACCGCGGGGTCGGTGGTGGTGAGGCCGGTGCGGTGGCGGTCTGCGGCTGGAGGTGGCTGATCCGGGGCGTGCTGGCCGTGTGCGGTGCGTGCGTGGCGGGGTGCGCTGGCCCAGAGGCGGTGGCGGGTGAACGGTTGGGCGTTGGCCCGGGGTTCGGTGGCGAGTGCACCGCGGGGTCGGTGGTGGTGAGGCCGGTGCGGTGGCGGTCTGCGGCTGGAGGTGGCTGATCCGGGCGGTGGCCGTGCGCGGTGCGTGTGGGGTGAGGCCGGTGCGGTGGCGGTCTGCGGCTGGAGGTGGCTGATCCGGGGCGCGGCGGCCCTGGGGGGTGCTTGCCTGGCGGTGTTCGCTGGGGCCCGGGACCCGGGGCGCGGTGGCGGGTGCGCTGCGGGCCGGGTGGCCGTGGGCGGTGCGTGCGTGGCGGGGCGGAGCCGGCGCAGGGCGGGTACATGGCTGAGCACGGCCGATCCAGGGTGCGGTGGCCAGGGCGGCAAGGCGTGCAAAACGGGCGCGTGAAAGCTTGCTGAAAGTCTTGCAAGACCCGCTGGGGGTGGCTAGCGTCTCGGGCACCGTGACATCGCCGTCCGCCCCGGGAGTGACCGATGCCGACTCTGCCGCCCAGTCGCCGACTCCTTGCCCTCGCCCTCGCCGCCGCGCTGGGAACGGTCGCCGCAGCGGCGGCCCCATCCGCCGCGGTCGCGCCGCCGTCCGCCGCGGTTGTGCCGCCCGCCGCGGTGACGGCGGTGGGCGCGGAGGACGCGGCGGCGCCGAGGGTCGTCACGTTGGTGGGGAGTCTGCAGAGTGAGCTCGGCTGCCCGGCCGACTGGGACCCGGCCTGCGCCGCCACCGCGCTGACGCCGACGGACGGGGGCGGGTATGCGCTGGCGGCGGAGCTGCCGGCGGGCTCGTACGAATTCAAGGTCGCCCTGAACGGCAGCTGGGACGAGAACTACGGCGCCGGCGGCGTCGCGAACGGCCCGAACCTGCCGCTGGTGCTGGAGGCGCCGGCCGAGGTGACGTTCACGTACGACGACGAGAGCCACCGCATCGCGGTCGCGCCGACGAATCCGCCGCCCGGCCTCACGGAGGAGGACGAGCAGCTGGCGGGCACCAGCCTGCGCGCCGGTCTGACCGACGAACGGTTCTACTTCGTGATGGCGGACCGGTTCGACAACGGCGACCCGTCGAACGACACCGGCGGGTACGAGGTGCTGCCGGGGACGGACGAGCCGCGGCTGGTGCACGGGCTCGACCCCGCGGACAAGGGGTTCTATCACGGCGGCGACCTCGCCGGGATCCTGCGCCGGCTCGACTACATCGAGGACCTCGGCACGACGGCCATCTGGCTGACGCCGTCGTTCATGAACCGGCCGGTGCAGGGCAGCGGCGCCGACGTCAGCGCCGGCTACCACGGCTACTGGATCACCGACTTCACCCGCATCGACCCGCACCTCGGCACGAACGACGAGCTTCGGCAGCTCATCGACGAGGCGCACGAGCGGGGCATCAAGGTGTTCTTCGACATCATCACGAACCACACCGCGGACGTCATCGACTACGAGGAAGGCGCCTACACCTACGTCCCGAAGGGCGAGGCGCCGTACACGGACGCCGCCGGCAACGAGTTCGACGACTCCGCCTACGCCGCCGGCGACACCTTCCCCGAGCTCGACGCACAGACGTCGTTCCCGTACACGCCGTTCTTCCGCACGCCGGAGGACGCGACGGTCAAGGTGCCGGCCTGGCTGAACGACCCGACGCTCTACCACAACCGCGGCGACGCGGCCTTCGACGGCACCGAGGGCGACCTGTACGGCGACTTCGTCGGGCTCGACGACCTGTTCACCGAACAGCCGGCGGTCCGCGATGGGTTGATCAACATTTATCAATACTGGGCGGAATTCGGTGTTGACGGGTTCCGCATTGACACCGTCAAGCACGTCAACATGGACTTCTGGCAGAGGTTCGCCCCGGAGGTGCTGGACGCGGCACACGAGTCGGGCGCCGACGACTTCTTCATGTTCGGCGAGGTGTACGACGCGAACCCGGCGGCGATGTCGCGGTACACGACCGAGGGCGGGCTGCAGGCGACCATCGACTTCGGCTTCCAGACCCGCGCGCAGGGCTTCGCGACCGGCCGCCCGACGACGGAGCTGCGTGACCTGTTCGCCGGCGACGACCACTACACCGACGCCGACTCGAACGCGTACTCGCTGCCGACGTTCCTCGGCAACCACGACATGGGCCGCATCGGCCGGTTCGTCCAGCAGACCGGCGCCGGGGCCGGGGAACAGCTCGACCGCGCGCTGCTCGCGCACGACCTCATGTACCTGACCCGCGGCCAGCCGGTCGTCTACTACGGCGACGAGCAGGGCTTCACCGGCGACGGCGGCGACAAGGACGCCCGCCAGGACATGTTCCCGAGCCAGGTGAGCAGCTACAACGACGACGACCTCATCGGCACGGACGCGACGACGGCGGAGGAGAACTTCGACCCGGACCACCCGATCTACCGGCGCCTCGCCGAGCTGGCCGCCTTGCGCGACGAGCACCCGGCATTGGCCGACGGCGCGCAGATCCACCGCTACGCGAGCGACGACGCCGGCGTGTACGCGTTCAGCCGCATCGACGCCGATGAGCAGGTCGAGTACGTCGTCGCCACCAACAACTCGACGGACGCCCAGGCGGTGAGCTTCGCGACGTTCAACCCGCGGACGACGTTCCAGCCGGTCTGGCCCGCGTCGGCGACGAGCACGAGGTCGGACGCGCAGGGCCGGGTCACCGTCACCGTCCCGCCGCTGTCCGCCGTCGTCTGGCGGGCGCCGAAGCCGCTGAAGCCGTCGACGGACGCGCCGGAGGTACGGTTCCGGACGCCGGGCCCGGGCGGCACCGTCGGCGGACGGGCCGAGATCGGCGTCGTCGTGCCGGCGGGCGCGGCCGGGCAGACCAACGGGGCGGGGCAGACCAGCGGGTTCAACCAGGTCACGCTGGCCTGGCGGCCACTCGGCACCGACGACTGGCGCCCCATCGGCACCGACGACAACGCGCCGTACCGGGTCTTCCACGACGTCAGCGGGCTCGCGCACGGCACGCTGCTCGAGTACCGCGCCGTGCTGAAGGACCACTCCGGCAACCTCTCCGTCGCGTCGACGTACGGCGTGGCCGGCGAGCCGCAGGACGACGGCGAGGACCCGGGCACCGGCGGGCCGGTCGAGCAGCCGGACCGCGTCACCGTGCCCGGCAGCCTGAACAGCGAGATGGGCTGCGCCGGCGACTGGGACCCGGCGTGCGTGCAGGCCGGGCTCACGCTGGACCCGGACGACGACGTCTGGAAGGGCACGTTCGCGCTGCCCGCGGGCGATTTCGAGTACAAGGCCGCGATCGACGGCTCGTGGGCGGAGAACTACGGCCTGGGCGCCCGCCGCGACGGCCCGAACATCCCGCTCCCGCTGGCCGCGGCCGCCGACGTGACGTTCTACTACGACCACGCGACGCACTGGGTCACCAGCGACGCGCAGGACCCGATCGTCACCGTGCCGGGGTCGTTTCAGTCCGAGCTGGGCTGCGCGGCCGACTGGGACCCGGCCTGCATGCGATCGTGGCTGAAGGATCCCGACGGCGACGGCGTCTACGCACTCTCGACGACGGGCCTCGCCACCGGAACGTACGAGGCCAAGGTGACGCACGGGCTGAGCTGGGACGAGAACTACGGCGCGGGCGGCGCGCCGGGCGGGTCGAACATCGCGTTCACGGTGCCCGCCGGCGCTCGCACCACGCTCAGCTACGACGTCGCCACGCACGTGCTGACGGTGACGTCGTCGGCGGCGGAGTCGCAGGCCGACCTCACCCAGCAGAAGGCGCACTGGCTGGAGCGCGGGCTGCTGGCGTGGGACCTGCCGGCGGAGGCGGCGGACTGGAGCTTCCGGCTGCACGCGGCGCCGAGCGGCGGGCTGGCGATCGACGCCGAGGCCGTCACCGGCGGGACGTCGTACCCGCTGACGCTGGGAGAGCTCCCGGAGGACGTCCGCGAGCAGTACCCGCATCTCACCACCTATGACGCGTTGACTGGTGAGGTCAAGGACATCGAGGACGTGCTCACCGGCCAGGTCGCCGTCGCCGCGTACGACGATCTCGGGCGACTGGTCGACGCGACCGGCGTGCAGCTGCCCGGCGTCCTGGACGACGTCTACGCCGGGGCCGCGGACCGCGAGCTGGGCGTCGCCTGGCACGGACGGCGCCCCGACATCGCCGTCTGGGCGCCCACCGCGAAGCACGTCGACCTGCTCCTCACCCCGACGGGAGGCAGCGAGCAGACCGTCCCGATGCGCCGCGACCGCGACGGCGTCTGGACCGCCCGCGGCAACCCGCGCTGGGCCGGCGCCGCCTACGCGTTCGAGGCCGACGTGTACGTGCCGGCGACGGACCGCGTCGAGACGAACGTCGTCACCGACCCGTACTCCGTCGCGCTGACGGCGAACTCGCAGCGCTCGCTCGTCGTCGACCTGGCCGATCCGGCGCTCGAACCGTCCGGCTGGGACGCGCTGGCCAAGCCGGAGCTGGCGCAGCCCGAGGACTCCACCATCTACGAGCTGCACGTCCGCGACTTCTCCATCGGCGACACGTCCGTCCCGGCGGACCACCGCGGCACCTACCAGGCGTTCACCGACGCGGACGGCGCGGGCATGCGGCACCTCTCGGCGCTCGCGGACGCCGGGCTCAACACGGTGCACCTGCTGCCGGTGTTCGACCTCGCGACGGTGCCGGAGAACCGCGCCGACCAGCAGACACCGGCCTGCGACCTCGAGGCGCTGGCGGCCGCCGACCCGGCCGGAACCGCCCAGCAGGAGTGCACGACCGCCGTCGCGGGCCAGGACGGGTTCAACTGGGGCTACGACCCGCTGCACTACACCGTCCCGGAGGGCTCGTACGCCACCGATCCGGACGGCCCCGGCCGCACCCGTGAGTTCCGCGAGATGGTCGCCGCGCTCAACGGCGCCGGGCTGCGCGTCGTCATGGACGTCGTCTACAACCACACCCACGCCGCCGGCCAGGACGATCAGTCGGTGCTGGACCGCATCGTTCCCGGCTACTACCAGCGGCTGTCCGCCACGGGCGCCGTCGAGACGTCCACGTGCTGCGCCAACACCGCGTCGGAGCACGCGATGATGGAGAAGCTGATCGTCGACTCCGTCGTCACCTGGGCGCGCGACTACAAGGTCGACGGGTTCCGGTTCGACCTCATGGGCCACCACAGCCGGTCGACGATGGAGCGGGTGCGGGCCGCCCTCGACGCGCTCACCATCCAGAAGGACGGCGTCGACGGCGCGTCCGTCTACGTGTACGGCGAGGGCTGGAACTTCGGCGAGGTCGCGGACAACGCCCGGTTCCGGCAGGCCACGCAGCTGGAGCTGTTCGGCGCCGGCATCGGCACCTTCAACGACCGGCTGCGCGACGGCGTGCGCGGCGGCGGCCCGTTCGACGACCCGCGCATTCAGGGCTTCGGCAGCGGCCTGTTCACCGACCCGAACGGCGCCGCCGTCAACGGGACGCCGGACGAGCAGCGAGAGAGGTTGCTGCACCTGCAGGACCTCGTCAAGGTCGGGCTGACCGGCAACCTGCGCGACTACGCCTTCACGGACGCCACGGGCGCGGCCGTGACCGGCGCGGACGTCGACTACAACGGCTCGCCGGCCGGCTACACCGCCGACCCCGCCGAGGTGATCACCTACGTCGACGCGCACGACAACGAGACGCTGTTCGACGCGCTCGCGTACAAGCTGCCCGCGGACACGCCGATGGTCGATCGGGTCCGGATGAACGTCCTCTCGCTGGCCACGACGGCGCTCGGCCAGGGCCCGTCGTTCTGGCACGCGGGCGCGGACCTGCTGCGGTCGAAGTCACTGGAACGCAACTCCTACGACTCCGGCGACTGGTTCAACCGGATCGACTGGACCGGTCAGGAGAGCACGTTCGGGTCCGGCCTGCCGCCGGCGACGGACAACGAGGCGAAGTGGGACTTCATGCGGCCGCTGCTTGCCTCGCCGGGGCTGCGACCCGCGGCCGGTGACATGGGGACGGCGACGGCGA
Protein-coding sequences here:
- the pulA gene encoding pullulanase-type alpha-1,6-glucosidase, translated to MPTLPPSRRLLALALAAALGTVAAAAAPSAAVAPPSAAVVPPAAVTAVGAEDAAAPRVVTLVGSLQSELGCPADWDPACAATALTPTDGGGYALAAELPAGSYEFKVALNGSWDENYGAGGVANGPNLPLVLEAPAEVTFTYDDESHRIAVAPTNPPPGLTEEDEQLAGTSLRAGLTDERFYFVMADRFDNGDPSNDTGGYEVLPGTDEPRLVHGLDPADKGFYHGGDLAGILRRLDYIEDLGTTAIWLTPSFMNRPVQGSGADVSAGYHGYWITDFTRIDPHLGTNDELRQLIDEAHERGIKVFFDIITNHTADVIDYEEGAYTYVPKGEAPYTDAAGNEFDDSAYAAGDTFPELDAQTSFPYTPFFRTPEDATVKVPAWLNDPTLYHNRGDAAFDGTEGDLYGDFVGLDDLFTEQPAVRDGLINIYQYWAEFGVDGFRIDTVKHVNMDFWQRFAPEVLDAAHESGADDFFMFGEVYDANPAAMSRYTTEGGLQATIDFGFQTRAQGFATGRPTTELRDLFAGDDHYTDADSNAYSLPTFLGNHDMGRIGRFVQQTGAGAGEQLDRALLAHDLMYLTRGQPVVYYGDEQGFTGDGGDKDARQDMFPSQVSSYNDDDLIGTDATTAEENFDPDHPIYRRLAELAALRDEHPALADGAQIHRYASDDAGVYAFSRIDADEQVEYVVATNNSTDAQAVSFATFNPRTTFQPVWPASATSTRSDAQGRVTVTVPPLSAVVWRAPKPLKPSTDAPEVRFRTPGPGGTVGGRAEIGVVVPAGAAGQTNGAGQTSGFNQVTLAWRPLGTDDWRPIGTDDNAPYRVFHDVSGLAHGTLLEYRAVLKDHSGNLSVASTYGVAGEPQDDGEDPGTGGPVEQPDRVTVPGSLNSEMGCAGDWDPACVQAGLTLDPDDDVWKGTFALPAGDFEYKAAIDGSWAENYGLGARRDGPNIPLPLAAAADVTFYYDHATHWVTSDAQDPIVTVPGSFQSELGCAADWDPACMRSWLKDPDGDGVYALSTTGLATGTYEAKVTHGLSWDENYGAGGAPGGSNIAFTVPAGARTTLSYDVATHVLTVTSSAAESQADLTQQKAHWLERGLLAWDLPAEAADWSFRLHAAPSGGLAIDAEAVTGGTSYPLTLGELPEDVREQYPHLTTYDALTGEVKDIEDVLTGQVAVAAYDDLGRLVDATGVQLPGVLDDVYAGAADRELGVAWHGRRPDIAVWAPTAKHVDLLLTPTGGSEQTVPMRRDRDGVWTARGNPRWAGAAYAFEADVYVPATDRVETNVVTDPYSVALTANSQRSLVVDLADPALEPSGWDALAKPELAQPEDSTIYELHVRDFSIGDTSVPADHRGTYQAFTDADGAGMRHLSALADAGLNTVHLLPVFDLATVPENRADQQTPACDLEALAAADPAGTAQQECTTAVAGQDGFNWGYDPLHYTVPEGSYATDPDGPGRTREFREMVAALNGAGLRVVMDVVYNHTHAAGQDDQSVLDRIVPGYYQRLSATGAVETSTCCANTASEHAMMEKLIVDSVVTWARDYKVDGFRFDLMGHHSRSTMERVRAALDALTIQKDGVDGASVYVYGEGWNFGEVADNARFRQATQLELFGAGIGTFNDRLRDGVRGGGPFDDPRIQGFGSGLFTDPNGAAVNGTPDEQRERLLHLQDLVKVGLTGNLRDYAFTDATGAAVTGADVDYNGSPAGYTADPAEVITYVDAHDNETLFDALAYKLPADTPMVDRVRMNVLSLATTALGQGPSFWHAGADLLRSKSLERNSYDSGDWFNRIDWTGQESTFGSGLPPATDNEAKWDFMRPLLASPGLRPAAGDMGTATAMAQDLLRLRFSSPLFRLGSAELVQARLSFGDGGPAQPAGVIVMQLDDRAGADLDPDRERLVVVFNATPSAATVPVEDGASLRLHPVQAAGADPVVRDSVAGAAGVTVPARTVAVFEQP